The following proteins are encoded in a genomic region of Asterias amurensis chromosome 5, ASM3211899v1:
- the LOC139937380 gene encoding uncharacterized protein yields MAEGVTVESVKISQGHLECSICCTRYNQPKNLDCSHSYCLKCLQELKKTQNPDTNKLKCPLCQKETILPLDGVTGLQSNNLLIALVEEVNKQEQLSQGEESKVMCQACDEENAAISRCLNCEHYLCLECQKAHQRLAALKNHEIKTLAELQEVDETQTESMMNISRCDIHPIQELCLYCMTCEQLICKVCAKQHRASIHTIVDIKSATEKSFQEIIDGASQLDRSSYKLTSRLELLLHNLGIMIKETKRQISEKAEREISKIRNMEKNLLQEASDAGSKKGKILAKPIFAKESLKIVQSSNTAYESLKILKNRQKHLHDYINIDEEEAEDLTYDLSFLSFKESKHGMKGEMGTLLLKENWGEMLTAKVGGERIGAFSTDCMIVMGQEDATLTVMKPDGNILQTYGKSWLSGNLENPISLAVNKDDNVIILDGPNVKTFASNCRLLHEFTPGEESDSEPTCLAVDENNLIAVGYKDEEEVSLHNPDGSLIRTLSAPGIDEYMAMSNQRIIYTSPNESALMCFYLNDTKCQTLFRYLDATPYGICCDQVGGVYVVYEGEPKPNIFNIVPKESEVVTTSAVQPAKTSDGIRAVQQIPSTLFGGGPPSSTFGVSCGTPPSAFGVTKQQQDITFGPHIPRSFSSFTSSPFAQPTLHCICHYRFGTDPTILARSNDIFHDVTYTPRGHLAVVGENCTKLYQRV; encoded by the coding sequence ATGGCGGAAGGTGTTACTGTAGAGTCAGTGAAGATAAGTCAGGGACACTTGGAGTGTTCCATCTGCTGCACTCGTTACAATCAACCCAAAAACCTGGATTGCTCACACAGTTACTGCCTCAAATGTCTCCAAGAACTAAAGAAAACTCAAAATCCTGACACTAATAAACTAAAATGTCCTCTGTGTCAGAAAGAAACCATCTTACCACTCGATGGAGTGACTGGATTACAAAGCAACAACCTTCTGATTGCCCTGGTGGAGGAGGTCAACAAACAGGAACAGCTTTCACAAGGTGAAGAGTCAAAGGTCATGTGTCAAGCTTGTGATGAAGAAAACGCGGCAATTTCACGATGTTTGAATTGTGAACATTATCTCTGTCTGGAGTGTCAGAAAGCACACCAACGTTTAGCTGCACTGAAGAATCACGAGATCAAAACTTTGGCTGAATTGCAAGAAGTTGATGAAACCCAAACTGAATCAATGATGAACATCTCAAGATGTGACATCCATCCCATTCAAGAGCTCTGCCTCTACTGTATGACGTGTGAGCAACTAATTTGCAAAGTATGTGCAAAACAGCACCGAGCATCAATTCACACAATCGTTGATATAAAGAGTGCTACTGAAAAAAGCTTTCAAGAAATTATAGATGGTGCTTCTCAGCTAGATAGAAGTAGTTATAAGTTAACCAGTAGGTTAGAGCTTTTATTACATAATCTTGGTATCATGATCAAGGAAACAAAGAGGCAAATTTCTGAAAAAGCAGAGAGAGAAATTTCCAAAATCAGAAACATGGAGAAAAACCTTTTGCAAGAGGCTTCAGATGCAGGCAGTAAAAAGGGTAAAATATTAGCAAAACCTATTTTTGCCAAGGAGTCACTAAAGATAGTACAATCTTCAAACACAGCTTACGAGAGCCTAAAAATCCTTAAGAACAGACAAAAACATCTTCATGACTACATCAACATAGATGAAGAAGAAGCTGAAGATTTGACGTATGATCTGTCCTTCCTAAGTTTCAAGGAAAGTAAACATGGGATGAAAGGTGAGATGGGGACACTTTTACTGAAAGAAAATTGGGGGGAAATGTTGACAGCCAAAGTTGGTGGGGAACGTATTGGAGCATTTTCCACAGACTGTATGATTGTAATGGGCCAAGAAGATGCAACACTCACAGTAATGAAACCAGATGGAAACATTTTGCAAACTTATGGTAAGTCATGGCTCAGTGGTAACTTAGAAAACCCCATTTCACTTGCTGTGAACAAAGACGACAATGTTATTATCTTGGATGGTCCCAATGTCAAAACATTTGCATCAAACTGTCGGCTTCTTCATGAGTTCACTCCAGGTGAAGAGTCTGACAGTGAACCCACATGCCTTGCAGTAGATGAGAACAATCTGATAGCAGTGGGTTATAAAGACGAGGAAGAGGTTTCTCTACACAACCCCGATGGATCCCTCATCAGAACACTGTCTGCTCCAGGGATTGATGAATACATGGCCATGAGTAACCAGAGAATCATTTACACCAGTCCTAATGAGAGTGCACttatgtgtttttatttaaatgacacaaaatgtcagaCACTCTTTAGATATTTAGATGCCACTCCGTATGGGATTTGTTGTGACCAAGTTGGTGGTGTCTATGTTGTATATGAGGGGGAACCAAAACCTAATATATTCAATATAGTGCCTAAAGAGAGCGAAGTCGTCACCACCAGTGCAGTACAGCCGGCTAAGACTAGTGACGGTATTCGTGCAGTGCAGCAGATTCCTAGCACCTTGTTCGGTGGCGGCCCTCCATCAAGCACGTTTGGGGTCAGTTGCGGCACTCCACCAAGCGCGTTTGGGGTAACTAAACAACAGCAGGACATAACATTCGGTCCTCACATTCCTCGAAGCTTTTCAAGCTTTACAAGCTCACCGTTCGCGCAACCCACGCTGCACTGCATTTGTCATTATAGGTTTGGTACTGACCCCACAATCCTAGCCCGTTCTAATGATATCTTCCATGACGTCACATACACTCCCCGTGGTCACCTTGCAGTGGTTGGCGAGAACTGCACAAAGTTATATCAAAGAGTATAG